TCAGAATTTGGGGGCAAGGGTCTTTACGATCCAGGTGGTGGCATTCGTGCTATTGATATTGCTTGGCGCACGACTGTACTATCTCCAGATCGTGAAGGGCGATTACTATAGCGAACGCGCCGAGAATCAACGCATTCGTCTGATACCCATACCGGCACCGCGTGGAGCAGTATTTGACCGCAACGGCAAATTATTGGTCGACTCTCGACCAACTTACAATGTCGTCCTCTCTAATGAACCGCTCAAAACCATCAATGTCAATGATCGCGTCGACGACTATTCAAGAGGTCTCGCCCTGGACCGTCAGTTCGTTGTTGAACGGCTCAATTTGATCAAAAAGCAGAACGAATTTGAGGCGATGGTCTTGAAGGAGAATGTCGGGATCCAGGATATTGCCTGGGTTGAGTCGCATTCGCTTGAGTTTCCCGAGCTTCGGATCGAACTTCAACCGCAAAGGCATTATCCGCTTGGGACATCTCTCGCCCACGTACTTGGCTACGTCGGCGAGATCAGTCCAAAACAACTGGAAGACCCTGACATACGAGAAAAGGGCTTCCGGCCTGGCGATATCATCGGCAAAGGTGGCCTTGAGCAATACTATGATGAGTTTCTGCGTGGAAAGCCGGGTTACCGTAAGGTCATAGTCGATAGTCGCGGTCGAGTCCAGGCGGAGGTCGAAAAAGTTGAACCGCAGTCCGGCCAGGATCTTATCACAACGATCGACTACGACCTTCAACTTGCGGCCGAAACGGAATTAGCAAATTCCTCGACCAAACGCGGCACCATAATCGCGATGGATCCAAATACCGGAGCTATTTTGGCGATGGCATCGGCTCCGTCATTTGATCCTAACGTTTTTGTTCAAGGCAGTTCGACACCGGAGGGACGCAAGCAGATCGCCGCTTACTGGCAGGACGAAAGCCGACCACTCTATAATCGTGCGATCCAAGGCCGATATCCGCCGGGCTCTACCTGGAAAATACCCGAGTCAATGGGAGCTCTGATGCAAGGCGTCATCACGCCAACGCATTCCAATTTGGCTTGTGGCGGCGGAATAATGGTCGGCACCAAATTTACACGCTGTATGGGCAGTCACGGGTCGCCACCGCTTAGTTATGCGATCACGAAATCGTGCGATGGTTACTACTATCGCCTAGGCCTGAAGATGGGTGTCGACGGCCTGATAAATATGATCGAAACCTTTGGCTATGACAAGCGTTCGGGCGTCGATCTGCCCAACGAAAAGGTTCCGCAAACACCCAAAACGTGGATGCCCTACATCCTCAAACACGAGGGCAAGTGGAGTGACATCCGGACCGTCTATGCGTCGATCGGACAAGACACGGTAGTCGTAACGCCGATCTCAATGCTGCGTGCTGTCGCCAGTGTCGGTATGCACGGAAAGATGTACACGCCGCATTTTCTGCAGGAGTTCAGAGCGATCGGCCCCGTAGGGGAAGAAGGCGATTCAACCTTTTTGCCGGGTCGGCCGAGCTTCGGATTTCTACACCCCGAGCCGAAGATCATACCGATGACTGACGACCAGTACGACGTAGTAGTTAAGGGAATGTGGGGCGTCGTCAATGGCGGTGGTACCGCCGGATCGATCCGCATCGCTGGATTTGATATAGCCGGTAAGACCGGTACGGCGCAGGTTGCGGAGGTCGGTAAGGACAGTGGTAAAAATAAGGATCACGCCTGGTTTGTAAG
This is a stretch of genomic DNA from Chloracidobacterium sp.. It encodes these proteins:
- the mrdA gene encoding penicillin-binding protein 2 gives rise to the protein MKLNDHVQNLGARVFTIQVVAFVLLILLGARLYYLQIVKGDYYSERAENQRIRLIPIPAPRGAVFDRNGKLLVDSRPTYNVVLSNEPLKTINVNDRVDDYSRGLALDRQFVVERLNLIKKQNEFEAMVLKENVGIQDIAWVESHSLEFPELRIELQPQRHYPLGTSLAHVLGYVGEISPKQLEDPDIREKGFRPGDIIGKGGLEQYYDEFLRGKPGYRKVIVDSRGRVQAEVEKVEPQSGQDLITTIDYDLQLAAETELANSSTKRGTIIAMDPNTGAILAMASAPSFDPNVFVQGSSTPEGRKQIAAYWQDESRPLYNRAIQGRYPPGSTWKIPESMGALMQGVITPTHSNLACGGGIMVGTKFTRCMGSHGSPPLSYAITKSCDGYYYRLGLKMGVDGLINMIETFGYDKRSGVDLPNEKVPQTPKTWMPYILKHEGKWSDIRTVYASIGQDTVVVTPISMLRAVASVGMHGKMYTPHFLQEFRAIGPVGEEGDSTFLPGRPSFGFLHPEPKIIPMTDDQYDVVVKGMWGVVNGGGTAGSIRIAGFDIAGKTGTAQVAEVGKDSGKNKDHAWFVSFAPAFKPEIAVIALIENSGFGGSNAAPAVRAIYSAYLAKKGTPRPEGQEVSTR